Proteins encoded within one genomic window of Bacillus sp. F19:
- the katA gene encoding catalase KatA encodes MSNERKNLTTSWGAPVGDNQNSITAGSRGPTLIQDVHLLEKLAHFNRERVPERVVHAKGAGAHGYFEVTNDVTKYTKANFLSKVGKRTPMFVRFSTVAGENGSADTVRDPRGFALKFYTEEGNYDLVGNNTPVFFIRDAIKFPDFIHTQKRHPQTHLKNPDAVWDFWSLSPESLHQVTILMSDRGIPATFRHMHGFGSHTFKWTNAEGDGVWIKYHFKTEQGIQNLAPELAAKIAGENPDYHTEDLFNAIEKGDFPAWKMYVQIMPLEDADTYRFDPFDVTKVWSQKDYPLIEVGRMVLNRNPENYFAEVEQATFSPGTLVPGIDVSPDKMLQGRLFAYHDAARYRVGANHQALPINRPKNEVNNHQRDGQMRFDNNGGSSVYYEPNSCGGPAESAENKQAAFPVQGIADSVSYDHNDHYTQPGDLYRLQSEEERARLVQNYIESMAPVTKEEIKLRQITHLYKADPEFGQRVAQGLGLQVPQQV; translated from the coding sequence ATGAGTAATGAGAGAAAAAATCTTACTACTAGTTGGGGTGCGCCTGTCGGGGACAACCAGAATTCAATAACAGCAGGTTCTCGCGGTCCAACGTTAATTCAGGATGTCCACCTTCTAGAGAAGCTTGCACATTTTAACAGAGAACGTGTGCCTGAGCGCGTCGTTCATGCAAAAGGTGCAGGAGCACATGGCTATTTTGAAGTAACAAATGATGTAACAAAATATACAAAAGCAAACTTCTTATCAAAAGTTGGTAAACGTACACCTATGTTCGTCCGTTTCTCAACTGTAGCCGGCGAAAACGGTTCAGCTGATACAGTGCGCGACCCGCGCGGATTTGCTTTGAAATTCTATACTGAAGAAGGAAACTATGACTTGGTCGGAAACAACACGCCTGTTTTCTTCATTCGCGATGCGATTAAATTCCCGGATTTCATCCATACACAAAAGCGTCATCCGCAAACACATCTTAAAAACCCAGATGCAGTTTGGGATTTCTGGTCTCTTTCACCAGAATCTCTTCATCAGGTAACGATTTTGATGTCTGACCGCGGGATTCCTGCAACGTTCCGTCATATGCATGGCTTCGGAAGTCATACATTTAAATGGACAAATGCTGAAGGCGACGGCGTCTGGATCAAATATCATTTCAAAACAGAACAGGGCATTCAAAACCTCGCTCCGGAACTTGCAGCTAAAATTGCTGGAGAAAATCCGGACTACCATACTGAGGACCTATTTAATGCAATTGAGAAAGGCGATTTCCCTGCATGGAAAATGTATGTACAAATCATGCCTTTAGAAGATGCAGACACATATCGCTTCGATCCATTCGATGTTACAAAAGTTTGGTCTCAAAAAGACTATCCGTTAATTGAGGTTGGACGCATGGTTCTCAACCGTAATCCTGAAAACTACTTTGCAGAAGTTGAGCAGGCTACATTCTCACCCGGAACACTTGTCCCTGGAATCGATGTATCTCCGGACAAGATGCTTCAAGGCCGTTTATTTGCCTACCATGATGCAGCCCGTTACCGCGTAGGTGCGAACCATCAGGCACTGCCGATTAACCGTCCTAAAAATGAAGTAAACAATCACCAGCGTGACGGTCAAATGCGCTTTGACAACAACGGCGGCAGCTCTGTCTACTACGAGCCAAACAGCTGCGGCGGACCAGCAGAATCAGCTGAAAACAAGCAGGCTGCTTTCCCTGTTCAAGGCATTGCAGACAGCGTCTCTTACGATCATAACGATCACTACACTCAGCCTGGAGATCTCTATCGTCTCCAAAGTGAAGAAGAGCGCGCACGCCTTGTTCAAAACTACATTGAATCAATGGCTCCCGTCACAAAAGAAGAAATCAAACTGCGTCAAATCACGCATCTTTATAAAGCTGATCCGGAATTCGGACAGCGTGTAGCTCAGGGACTTGGACTTCAGGTTCCGCAGCAGGTTTAA
- a CDS encoding NERD domain-containing protein encodes MIVKSHSTPVYIHKLEALLRRLPPDDHKRTHIKEVLAKRMAGYRGELSIDYPLSFLAEEDYFIFHDIRIFDGTHYFQIDTLILSKWFILVLEVKNIAGKIFFDSHFHQLIRTLDEKEEAFPEPILQVERQCFQFTKWLQLNKFPFIPVEPLVIFTSPRAILRTLPDNQHIFETVILNAKLPAQTETLRKIHQKEMYTSKLIQKLSRRIVKEHCPADVNILQQFTISQKELVKGVFCPACSASLMRRGRGRWICRECSFFSKDAHIESLSDYNLLISQSITNKELRNFLNLSYIHIASKLLISLNLPVTGETRNRSYNLKSMKKKHPPTKRMQNENKIENEL; translated from the coding sequence ATGATCGTTAAATCTCACTCAACCCCAGTTTATATTCATAAACTTGAAGCATTGTTAAGAAGACTGCCTCCTGATGATCATAAAAGAACCCATATTAAAGAAGTTTTAGCAAAAAGAATGGCAGGTTATAGGGGAGAGCTAAGTATTGATTATCCGCTTAGTTTTCTTGCTGAAGAAGACTACTTCATATTTCACGATATTAGAATTTTTGATGGAACACACTATTTTCAGATTGACACTCTTATCCTGTCAAAATGGTTTATTCTCGTTCTGGAAGTGAAAAATATTGCAGGGAAAATTTTCTTTGACTCTCATTTTCATCAGCTTATTAGAACTCTAGATGAGAAAGAAGAAGCATTTCCTGAACCAATTCTTCAGGTTGAGAGACAATGCTTTCAATTTACTAAATGGCTTCAGCTGAATAAATTTCCGTTTATCCCTGTTGAACCGCTTGTCATCTTTACAAGCCCGCGTGCCATCCTCAGAACTTTGCCGGACAATCAGCATATCTTTGAAACAGTGATTTTGAATGCAAAACTTCCAGCGCAAACCGAGACACTTCGAAAAATTCATCAGAAAGAAATGTATACTTCTAAACTCATTCAGAAGCTTTCAAGAAGGATTGTAAAAGAGCATTGTCCAGCAGATGTAAATATTCTTCAGCAGTTCACAATCAGTCAGAAGGAGCTTGTTAAGGGTGTCTTTTGCCCGGCATGTTCAGCTTCGCTTATGCGGAGAGGCAGGGGAAGATGGATATGCCGGGAGTGCTCTTTTTTTTCAAAAGATGCTCATATTGAATCTTTAAGTGACTATAACCTGCTTATTAGTCAAAGTATTACAAACAAAGAGCTACGAAATTTCCTCAATCTATCATATATTCATATAGCCAGCAAACTCCTAATATCTTTGAATTTACCTGTTACCGGTGAGACAAGAAATCGTTCCTACAACCTTAAATCAATGAAAAAAAAGCACCCGCCAACAAAGCGGATGCAAAATGAGAATAAAATTGAGAACGAATTGTAA